The genomic interval TCCCTGCCGCTGACCTGGCTATCTCCATCACACAGGCATAGACTGTGACGTTTGCCTCAAATCCTTCCTTGGCCAGGTCTCCAAAGTTTCGCGGTGTCCAGACCGGATTCCCATCCCATAGCAGCACAATTGCCCTTGTGACTGCGGACTGCTTTGTCATAAACTGCCTGATTCTGTCTAAAAAGTTCATTCTATAAACTCCTTATTCTTGGTTCAACTCCTTCGCGCAGGTGTGTATATAGGCCGTAACGTGTGGCGTCCATAAGGTGGTCTTGAAACTTTACCGGCTCCTCGAGGATGTTGCCGTTCTTGTCAGTCCTGTAGCTGTATGCCCTGATTTCCTTGAGCATATTGGCGCTTGCCTTGTGGATATGAAGTTTGTATCGTTTTACAAAATCTATCCCATCCTTAACGGATTTGTCAGCAGGGTGGACGTTAAACCCTGCCTTGAATATCTCCTCAATCCTTGCTGGTTCTGCCTCATCCGCATAAACCGGACTTCTCCTGTTGGTGATTAAATCTTTTAGCCGCTCTATGAGCTGGCTGTTCGTTAACCCTGACTGATACAGCAGTTCTTCGGCATAGATAGTGCGGTCATGTTTGATAAGTTTTACCATGCTGGTAGGGTTGTTATATCCGAAATCAAGGCCGTAGAAGACGTCACCGCCTTCGGGAAGTTCGTCAACGGCTATCCAGTTAGAAAATATTATATGCTCAAGCCGTCCCCATTCACCAAGTGCAAAGATGCGATAGTAGTTCGGATCCTGATTAACAAGATTCTCAAGAGTGGTCTTGTATTCAGGGTGGATGAAAGGGTTGTCCCTGTATGTGCTGCATATCTCTGTGGCGTCTTCTGTGGCGTTTAAGACCTTTTCTTTAATCCAGTGAAACTCATCTGTCGGGTTGAAGGAGAGAAACATCTGGTTTGTTTTTCCGTCTTTTGAGGGTGACCTGAGCCTTAATTTAAGCATTACGAAGTCGTTATACGTGAACTCTGTGGCCTCTTCCATCCAGATGTAATTCCATTCTGTGGATTTGAGCTTCTCCGGATCATCCACTGAGCCGAAGTGCAGTATGTTTTGTTTATAAAAATAATTCAGCATAACCCTTTCCTGTTTCAGGTAAGGCATCAGCTTGAATTTGTCAAACAAGTCACGGAAAAGCATGAGCACAGAGAGCTTGAGTGACGGTAGAGATTTACGGACTACGAGAATCTTCTTTTCCTTCTCGTTTACGAACTTGCCGATAATGAGCTGTGCAAGTGAAAAGGATTTGGAAGAGCCGGCGCCTCCACGGTTTACCACAATCTGTGTTTTTGCCTGCTCATTTTTCCAGAAGATTGGTGTCGTCTGAATCTTTATTTTTTCTCGGTTTCTCATAGATTATGAGCGGTATTCCCTCCCCATCCTTGCCTGTGATTTCCTGCACATCACGCCATCCGGCAATGTTTTTAAGCGTGAAGATGCAGAACGTAGAATTAAAGACCCCTGTTATTGCCCCTTTGACGATACGGTTTTCTGCAGACTGCTTTGCTATTTTTAAGGCGAGCGAAAATTCCTCGTGATTATTAGCGAACTCAGTTAGCCTATGCCTGTCAAACCCGTTTTCAACAGCGAATTCACCGAGCCAGAAGTTCTCAGGTACCTGTATCCAGACGAGCAATTTCTTAGCGAGCTTGCTGATGAACTTGCTGGTGTATTTTTTGGGCCTGCCTGCTTTACGCTTCATCTGTTTCATGCCCCTATCTCTAAATGCTTAAATATTCTAAAAGCCACTGGATATGGTTATCATAATCTTCCCCAGTACAGGCAGGAATCAAATCCTTTCCTGTCTCGTATTCTTTCCAAGACCTGCTGCCTTTTATAAGCCTGTGGTGCCGTAATTTCGATAAAAATAATTGCTTAGTATGATGGCTTTTCTGAATATCTTCCACATGATGGATCGAAGTATAACTCATGTGTTCCTATCCTCCCGACTTCTTTGAAACGGATTTTCTGGATACATATTTTTGTATTTCCATATTCCTCAGCTATATTTCTCCATACTGTAATGCAGTTGTCTGCTTTATTTCGCCAATGAGCTGAGCCTGATACGTCATAAGGTGTGGGTATTGGATATTGCCCTGTTTTATCTTTCTGAAGTTTTGTAGGATGAGCAACAAGCCATACGTGTACTTCGTGTTCTCTTGCGAATTGCCTGATTTTGGAAAGGCTTTGAGAAATATATTCAGTTTCTGAAAGTCCCTCCGGTCTCTTGTGATCGAGTTCATTCCATGGGTCAATGACAATTGCTTTCATGCCTTCGTATTGGA from Nitrospirota bacterium carries:
- a CDS encoding PBSX family phage terminase large subunit codes for the protein MRNREKIKIQTTPIFWKNEQAKTQIVVNRGGAGSSKSFSLAQLIIGKFVNEKEKKILVVRKSLPSLKLSVLMLFRDLFDKFKLMPYLKQERVMLNYFYKQNILHFGSVDDPEKLKSTEWNYIWMEEATEFTYNDFVMLKLRLRSPSKDGKTNQMFLSFNPTDEFHWIKEKVLNATEDATEICSTYRDNPFIHPEYKTTLENLVNQDPNYYRIFALGEWGRLEHIIFSNWIAVDELPEGGDVFYGLDFGYNNPTSMVKLIKHDRTIYAEELLYQSGLTNSQLIERLKDLITNRRSPVYADEAEPARIEEIFKAGFNVHPADKSVKDGIDFVKRYKLHIHKASANMLKEIRAYSYRTDKNGNILEEPVKFQDHLMDATRYGLYTHLREGVEPRIRSL